The proteins below are encoded in one region of Streptomyces cyanogenus:
- a CDS encoding SAM-dependent methyltransferase, producing the protein MTDETTAGSRAHPGPRGWRAAAQAALYGPGGFYRRPEGPAGHFRTSVHASALFARAVARLLCRVDAALGRPAVLDFVDMGAGRGELAGGVLAALPADVAARVRASAVEIADRPAGLDERITWRSDLPDAVAGLLFANEWLDNVPVDVVEVDSAGVPRLVLVAEDGSERLGEPVTGAAADWLARWWPLPAEEGLRAEIGLPRDRAWAAAVDRVVRGLAVAVDYAHTLDTRPPFGTLTGFREGRETAPVPDGSCDITAHVALDACAAAPAPTRTPSGTTHTPSDTARTPADAPLTQERTTLHTPPGTAQAPPNEAHGTTGAARELPAARLLTQRAALHALDLTGARPSLALASTDPAAYVRALASAGEAAELTAPGGLGDFGWLLQPVGIPDPLEQGQWPGQPQQPQPNRPQQQRPEQAPRHPQDPPGR; encoded by the coding sequence GTGACCGATGAGACGACGGCGGGCTCCCGCGCGCATCCCGGGCCGCGCGGTTGGCGCGCTGCGGCCCAGGCCGCCCTGTACGGCCCCGGCGGCTTCTACCGGCGCCCGGAGGGCCCGGCCGGCCACTTCCGTACGTCCGTGCACGCCTCCGCCCTGTTCGCGCGGGCCGTGGCCCGGCTGCTGTGCCGGGTCGACGCGGCACTCGGCCGGCCCGCGGTGCTGGACTTCGTCGACATGGGCGCCGGGCGGGGGGAGCTGGCCGGCGGGGTGCTCGCCGCGCTGCCGGCCGACGTGGCGGCACGCGTGCGCGCCAGTGCCGTGGAGATCGCCGACCGCCCGGCCGGCCTGGACGAACGCATCACCTGGCGGAGCGACCTCCCGGACGCGGTCGCCGGGCTGCTGTTCGCCAACGAATGGCTCGACAACGTGCCCGTGGACGTCGTGGAGGTGGACTCCGCGGGCGTGCCCCGGCTGGTCCTCGTGGCGGAGGACGGCTCCGAGCGGCTCGGGGAACCCGTGACGGGCGCCGCCGCCGACTGGCTCGCCCGCTGGTGGCCGCTGCCGGCCGAGGAGGGCCTGCGGGCGGAGATCGGGCTGCCCCGGGACCGCGCCTGGGCGGCGGCCGTGGACCGGGTGGTCCGGGGTCTGGCGGTGGCTGTGGACTACGCCCACACGCTGGACACCCGCCCCCCGTTCGGCACCCTCACCGGCTTCCGGGAGGGCCGGGAGACGGCGCCGGTGCCGGACGGGTCGTGCGACATCACGGCACACGTCGCCTTGGACGCGTGCGCTGCGGCCCCTGCTCCGACGCGCACGCCCTCCGGCACGACGCACACGCCCTCGGACACAGCGCGCACACCCGCCGACGCGCCCCTCACCCAGGAGCGCACCACGCTCCACACGCCTCCTGGCACGGCGCAAGCGCCCCCAAACGAAGCGCACGGGACCACTGGGGCAGCACGCGAACTTCCCGCCGCGCGCCTCCTCACGCAACGCGCCGCTCTGCACGCCCTCGACCTCACCGGCGCACGCCCCTCGCTGGCGCTGGCCTCCACGGACCCCGCCGCCTATGTGCGCGCGCTGGCGAGCGCGGGCGAGGCCGCCGAGCTGACGGCACCGGGCGGCCTCGGCGACTTCGGCTGGCTGCTCCAGCCGGTCGGCATCCCGGACCCCTTGGAACAGGGGCAGTGGCCGGGTCAACCGCAGCAGCCGCAGCCGAACCGCCCGCAGCAACAGCGACCGGAGCAGGCGCCGAGGCACCCGCAGGACCCGCCGGGCCGGTAG
- a CDS encoding sensor histidine kinase, whose product MQRLYDFLRRHPTWVDTFWAVALLAVSALSVVNLNRVPGHHGTIAEGLAVAAVLGVVVALRRRFPEPMLLVALVVGLAQLVLDIETTVSDFAMLVITYTVAAVGARWASRLSLAVSLCAATVAQIRWPAEQASFAGHIALAVFQTVPFALAWVLGDSMRTRRAYFAQLEERAACLEKEREAQSKVAVAAERARIARELHDVVAHNVSVMVVQADGAAYVMDTAPDQARKALETISSTGRQALAEMRRLLGVLRTGEHQESGEYVPQPDVEQIDDLVEQCRSSGLPVDFKVEGTPRPLPSGVELTAYRIVQEALTNTRKHGGPDAGASVRLVYFDDGLGLLVEDDGKGAPHELYEEGGADGQGHGLIGMRERVGMVGGTLDAGPRPGGGFRISALLPLKPAH is encoded by the coding sequence GTGCAGCGCCTCTATGACTTCCTCCGCCGCCACCCGACCTGGGTCGACACCTTCTGGGCCGTCGCCCTGCTCGCGGTGTCCGCGCTGAGCGTGGTCAACCTCAACCGGGTGCCGGGTCATCACGGGACCATCGCCGAGGGGCTGGCCGTGGCCGCCGTGCTGGGCGTCGTCGTGGCGCTGCGCCGCCGCTTCCCGGAGCCGATGCTCCTGGTCGCCCTCGTGGTCGGGCTGGCCCAGCTGGTCCTGGACATCGAGACGACCGTCTCCGACTTCGCCATGCTGGTGATCACCTACACGGTCGCGGCGGTCGGCGCGCGCTGGGCCTCCCGGCTCTCCCTCGCCGTCAGCCTCTGCGCGGCGACCGTGGCCCAGATCCGCTGGCCGGCCGAGCAGGCCAGTTTCGCCGGGCACATCGCCCTGGCCGTCTTCCAGACGGTGCCCTTCGCGCTGGCCTGGGTGCTCGGCGACTCCATGCGCACGCGGCGCGCCTACTTCGCCCAGCTGGAGGAGCGCGCGGCCTGTCTGGAGAAGGAGCGCGAGGCGCAGTCCAAGGTCGCGGTGGCCGCCGAGCGCGCCCGGATCGCACGCGAGCTGCACGACGTGGTCGCGCACAACGTGTCGGTGATGGTGGTGCAGGCCGACGGCGCCGCCTACGTCATGGACACCGCGCCCGACCAGGCGCGCAAGGCCCTGGAGACGATCTCCTCCACCGGCCGCCAGGCCCTGGCCGAGATGCGCCGCCTGCTGGGCGTGCTGCGCACCGGCGAGCACCAGGAGAGCGGGGAGTACGTCCCGCAGCCCGACGTCGAGCAGATCGACGACCTCGTCGAGCAGTGCCGCAGCTCCGGCCTGCCGGTCGACTTCAAGGTGGAGGGCACCCCGCGCCCGCTGCCCAGCGGCGTGGAGCTGACCGCGTACCGGATCGTCCAGGAAGCGCTCACCAACACCCGCAAGCACGGCGGGCCGGACGCGGGCGCGAGCGTGCGCCTGGTCTACTTCGACGACGGTCTCGGCCTGCTGGTCGAGGACGACGGCAAGGGCGCGCCGCACGAGCTGTACGAGGAGGGCGGCGCCGACGGACAGGGCCACGGCCTGATCGGTATGCGCGAGCGCGTCGGCATGGTCGGCGGCACCCTGGACGCCGGCCCGCGCCCGGGCGGAGGATTCCGCATCAGCGCCCTGCTGCCGCTCAAACCGGCCCACTGA
- a CDS encoding NADH-quinone oxidoreductase subunit D, protein MTPTTETTVGIGGAAESTDMVLNIGPQHPSTHGVLRLRLVLDGERIVHAEPVIGYMHRGAEKLFEARDYRQIIVLANRHDWLSAFSNELGVVLAVERMLGMEVPERAVWTRTLLAELNRVLNHLMFLGSYPLELGGITPVFYAFREREVLQNVMEEVSGGRMHYMFNRVGGLKEDLPAGWTARARAAVADVRSRMDVFDDLVLGNEIFRGRTRGVGTLAPETVHAYGVSGPIARGSGVDFDLRRDEPYLAYGELQDTLEVVTRSEGDCLARFEVLLAQTHNALDLADACLDRLAELPPGPINQRLPKVLKAPEGHTYAWTENPLGINGYYLVSKGEKTPYRLKLRSASYNNIQALTELLPGTLVADMVAILGSMFFVVGDIDK, encoded by the coding sequence ATGACTCCTACGACGGAGACCACGGTCGGCATCGGCGGCGCGGCGGAGAGCACCGACATGGTGCTCAACATCGGGCCTCAGCACCCGTCCACGCACGGCGTGCTGCGGCTCAGGCTCGTGCTGGACGGCGAGCGCATCGTGCACGCGGAGCCGGTCATCGGCTACATGCACCGCGGCGCCGAGAAGCTCTTCGAGGCACGCGACTACCGGCAGATCATCGTGCTCGCCAACCGCCACGACTGGCTGTCGGCGTTCTCGAACGAGCTGGGCGTGGTCCTCGCCGTGGAGCGGATGCTCGGCATGGAGGTCCCCGAGCGTGCGGTGTGGACGCGCACCCTGCTCGCCGAGCTGAACCGGGTGCTGAACCACCTGATGTTCCTCGGCTCCTACCCGCTGGAGCTGGGCGGGATCACGCCGGTGTTCTACGCGTTCCGGGAACGCGAGGTGCTCCAGAACGTCATGGAGGAGGTCTCCGGCGGGCGCATGCACTACATGTTCAACCGCGTCGGCGGCCTCAAGGAGGACCTGCCGGCCGGCTGGACCGCACGCGCGCGTGCCGCCGTCGCCGACGTGCGCTCCCGCATGGACGTCTTCGACGACCTGGTGCTCGGCAACGAGATCTTCCGGGGGCGCACCCGGGGCGTGGGCACGCTCGCGCCCGAGACGGTGCACGCCTACGGCGTGAGCGGGCCCATCGCGCGCGGCTCGGGCGTCGACTTCGACCTGCGCCGCGACGAGCCGTACCTGGCCTACGGCGAGCTCCAGGACACCCTGGAGGTGGTGACCCGGAGCGAGGGCGACTGCCTCGCCCGTTTCGAGGTGCTGCTGGCGCAGACCCACAACGCGCTGGACCTCGCCGACGCCTGCCTGGACCGGCTCGCCGAGCTGCCTCCGGGGCCGATCAACCAGCGGTTGCCGAAGGTGCTGAAGGCGCCCGAGGGGCACACGTACGCGTGGACCGAGAACCCGCTCGGGATCAACGGTTACTACCTCGTCAGCAAGGGCGAGAAGACCCCGTACCGGCTGAAGCTGCGCTCGGCCTCGTACAACAACATCCAGGCGCTGACCGAGCTGCTGCCGGGGACGCTGGTGGCGGACATGGTGGCGATCCTGGGCTCGATGTTCTTCGTGGTCGGCGACATCGACAAGTAG